One window from the genome of Populus alba chromosome 15, ASM523922v2, whole genome shotgun sequence encodes:
- the LOC118028273 gene encoding respiratory burst oxidase homolog protein C — MQDTGREDHHSDTELSGSERVAYSGPLSGPLNKRPGKKSARFNIPETTTSKDEQYVEITLDVRNDFVALHSVKPSHGVKEDPEMTLLAKGPDKRSASNVVRTASARIRQVSHEIKRLASFSKRPPPGRLDRSKSAAAHALKGLKFISKTDGGAGWAAVEKRFDEITASTEGLLPRARFCECIGMKESKEFAGELFSSLARKRNIQCDSINKAELREFWEQISNQSFDSRLQTFFDMVDKDADGRITEQEVREIITLSASANKLSNIQKQAEEYAALIMEELDPENHGYIMIENLEMLLLQGPSQSAGGESRNLSRMLSQKLKPTLDSNPLNRWGRSTRYFLLDNWQRVWVMALWIAVMASLFAYKYVQYRRRAAYVVMGHCVCMAKGAAETLKLNMALILLPVCRNTLTWLRNKTRLGVAVPFDDNLNFHKVIAVGVAVGVGIHGISHLACDFPRLLRASEEKWELMQQFFGDQPSSYWHFVKSKEGVTGILMVLLMAIAFTLATPWFRRNKLNLPTWLKKLTGFNAFWYSHHLFVIVYTLLIVHGYYLYLTHEWYKKTTWMYLTVPVMLYGSERCIRALRSSIKAVSIKKVAIYPGNVLAIHMSKPQGFRYKSGQYMFVNCAAVSPFEWHPFSITSAPGDDYLSVHIRTLGDWTLQLRTVFSEACQPPPNGKSGLLRADCFQGHSPDFPRVLIDGPYGAPAQDYKKYEVLLLVGLGIGATPMISIVKDIASNIRAMEEEEKALENGTDGAGNSPLTKIPSPNAHKRKESFKTRRAYFYWVTREQGSFDWFKGVMNEVAELDHNHVIELHNYCTSVYEEGDARSALIAMLQSINHAKNGVDIVSGTRVKSHFAKPDWRNVYKRTALNHPHSRVGVFYCGAPALTKELRQLALDFSHKTSTKFDFHKENF; from the exons ATGCAAGATACGGGTAGAGAAGATCATCACTCTGATACAGAGCTATCGGGGAGCGAGAGGGTAGCTTACAGTGGTCCATTGAGCGGGCCTCTGAATAAAAGGCCTGGAAAAAAGAGTGCGAGGTTTAATATACCAGAAACAACCACATCCAAGGATGAACAATACGTGGAGATCACTCTTGATGTCCGAAATGATTTTGTGGCTCTACACAGTGTTAAACCTTCTCATGGCGTCAAAGAAGATCCTGAGATGACATTACTTGCTAAAGGTCCAGATAAAAGATCTGCTTCCAATGTTGTGAGAACTGCTTCAGCAAGAATTAGACAGGTTTCTCATGAAATAAAACGGTTGGCTTCGTTCTCAAAGAGGCCTCCCCCTGGTCGCCTTGACAGGTCTAAATCTGCAGCTGCTCATGCTTTAAAAGGACTAAAGTTTATCAGCAAGACTGATGGTGGTGCAGGATGGGCTGCTGTGGAGAAGCGTTTCGATGAGATTACTGCTTCTACTGAGGGCTTGCTTCCTCGTGCGCGATTCTGTGAATGTATAG GTATGAAGGAGTCGAAGGAGTTTGCAGGAGAGTTGTTCAGTTCACTTGCAAGGAAGCGGAATATACAATGTGATTCTATCAACAAAGCTGAGCTGAGGGAATTCTGGGAACAGATTTCCAACCAAAGTTTCGACTCCAGGCTCCAAACTTTCTTTGACAT GGTTGATAAAGATGCTGATGGCAGAATCACAGAACAGGAAGTCAGAGAG ATCATTACCCTTAGCGCTTCTGCAAATAAACTGTCAAATATCCAGAAACAAGCTGAGGAATATGCAGCATTAATCATGGAAGAGTTAGATCCAGAAAATCATGGATACATCATG ataGAGAACCTGGAAATGCTTCTATTGCAAGGACCAAGCCAGTCGGCTGGTGGAGAAAGCCGAAACCTGAGCCGTATGCTAAGCCAGAAGCTTAAGCCTACATTGGATAGCAACCCATTAAACAGATGGGGCAGAAGCACCAGGTATTTCTTATTAGACAACTGGCAGAGAGTTTGGGTAATGGCTCTATGGATTGCTGTTATGGCTAGCCTATTTGCATACAAGTACGTGCAGTATCGACGCAGAGCGGCTTATGTGGTGATGGGCCATTGTGTATGCATGGCCAAGGGTGCAGCTGAGACACTCAAACTGAATATGGCTCTAATTCTGCTACCTGTCTGTCGAAACACTCTCACCTGGCTCAGGAACAAAACCAGATTAGGTGTCGCGGTTCCCTTTGACGACAACCTCAATTTCCACAAG GTTATAGCAGTTGGAGTTGCAGTTGGAGTTGGTATCCATGGGATTTCTCATCTAGCGTGTGACTTCCCTCGCCTTCTTCGTGCAAGTGAAGAAAAGTGGGAGCTCATGCAGCAGTTTTTCGGGGATCAACCTTCAAGTTACTGGCATTTTGTCAAGTCCAAGGAAGGAGTTACTGGGATCCTCATGGTACTGTTGATGGCTATAGCCTTCACACTAGCCACCCCTTGGTTCAGACGTAATAAGCTCAATTTGCCGACGTGGCTCAAGAAGCTCACCGGTTTCAATGCATTTTGGTATTCTCACCATCTCTTCGTCATCGTCTACACCCTGCTCATCGTGCACGGTTATTACCTCTACCTGACTCATGAATGGTACAAGAAGACG ACCTGGATGTACTTGACAGTTCCTGTTATGCTTTACGGGAGTGAAAGATGCATTAGGGCACTGAGATCAAGCATCAAGGCTGTTAGCATAAAAAAA GTGGCAATTTATCCTGGAAATGTCCTGGCAATTCACATGTCAAAGCCTCAAGGATTTAGATACAAGAGTGGGCAATACATGTTTGTCAATTGTGCTGCTGTCTCTCCATTCGAATG GCACCCATTTTCTATTACTTCAGCCCCTGGAGATGACTACCTCAGTGTTCATATCAGAACTCTAGGTGATTGGACACTGCAGCTTCGAACAGTGTTCTCAGAG gcATGCCAACCACCTCCTAATGGGAAGAGTGGACTTCTCAGAGCTGACTGCTTCCAAGGACACAGCCCAGA TTTCCCAAGAGTCTTGATTGACGGTCCATATGGAGCACCAGCACAGGACTACAAGAAATATGAGGTGTTATTGCTCGTTGGCCTAGGAATTGGAGCAACCCCGATGATCAGCATTGTCAAGGACATAGCGAGTAACATCAGGGCCatggaggaagaagagaaaGCATTAGAAAATGGTACTGATGGGGCAGGCAACAGCCCGTTAACTAAAATTCCAAGCCCTAATgcacacaaaagaaaagaaagcttcAAGACAAGGAGAGCATACTTCTATTGGGTGACAAGAGAACAAGGTTCCTTTGACTGGTTTAAAGGGGTTATGAATGAAGTGGCTGAATTAGACCATAACCATGTCATAGAGCTTCACAACTACTGTACTAGTGTTTATGAAGAGGGTGATGCAAGGTCTGCTCTAATTGCCATGCTTCAGTCCATTAATCATGCCAAGAATGGCGTGGACATTGTCTCTGGCACACGAGTCAAGTCTCACTTCGCCAAGCCTGATTGGCGTAATGTCTACAAGCGCACTGCGCTCAACCACCCTCATTCTCGGGTTG GAGTGTTTTATTGTGGGGCACCAGCATTGACAAAAGAGCTGCGCCAGCTAGCCTTGGATTTCTCTCACAAGACCAGCACTAAGTTTGATTTTCACAAAGAAAACTTCTAA